The Pieris napi chromosome 20, ilPieNapi1.2, whole genome shotgun sequence genome segment aACAAGCAAGACGCCGAGTCTGCTGCGACTCGATTTGTTGAAATTCTGTCATCTGCTATTAAAGCTAACACTGAAAAAGTCCGTGTACCCAGGCGCAAAAAATCTCTTAAGCCCTGGATGACTCCGGGCCTACTTCGCTGTATCCGTCACCGGGATAAACTgcatcttaatttaaaaagggaCCCCCAAaatgaaattcttaaaataaccTATAAAAGGTACAGGAATTTTTGTTGCTCATTACTTAGAAAATTGAAGCGCGAACACgataaattcttattaaaaagtgcaaaatcaaataaagaaacctgggctgcaataaaatatgtcacCGATAGTTCAAGTAAAAAATCTTCTGCCGATGAGTTAATTAGGAATTGTAACGCATTGGATGCGGTTGAGgacataaatagttatttttctaatgttgGTAGAGAGCTAGCTGAAAAACTTACAGGGTGTAAGTATAACTACATATGTACAAGATCTAATTGCTTGACTAACTCCTTCGTACTAATGCCACCAGATGAGGTTGAGGTGGAATCTCTCATCTTAAGCTTAAAAAATGATTGTGCCACTGGTTGGGACTCTATACCAGCTCGATTTCTAAAAATGGTAAGACATGTCATTGTATCGCCGCTTACTATCTTGTTTCAGACATGTTTTAGGGAAGGCTGCTTTCCAAAAGTCTTTAAAAGGTCTCTCATTACTCCTGTTCACAAGGGTGGGGCACGGGATTGTGTTGCAAACTACAGACCGATTTCTGTGCTTACAGCACTATCAAAAATCCTAGAAAAGATGCTTAACGTGAGgttaatacagtttttaaatcGGTACAATATTCTGTCCAGCTCACAATTTGGTTTCAGAATGGGTATGTCAACAGAAGACGCTGTGGGTAGCTTGATTGAGTTTGTCACAGAAAAACTTGACAGGAAACAAAAGTGCCTTGGTGTCTTCCTCGATCTTGCCAAGGCATTTGATACCGTCTCAATACCTATACTTGTGGACAAAGTGGAGCGAATTGGAATAAGAGACTCAGCCctgcttatttttaaagatttcctTAGTGGTCGGGTGCAAAGGgttaagattaataattatattagttccGACGCAAATGTAACTTTTGGAGTTCCGCAAGGCAGTATTCTTGGTCCAAgtctttttcttatttacataaacgACCTATGTAATATGTCCCTAACTAGTTGCAGGTTGTTTACCTATGCCGATGATACGGCTATAGTTTTTTATGGGGACACCTGGACcgagatacaaaatattgccGAAAGCGGACTGCAGAAGGTGGCTAGATGGCTCAgggaaaatttacttactttaaatatttctaaaacttcgTATATTCAGTTCCAAACTATTAATTCCCATATGACTGatattaatcttaaaatacaCATATGTGTCTCTGAGCGCAATTGTACTtgcattaatataacaaaatccaaTACCATTAAATACCTCGGTATCgaattagataataaattgaGTTGGCTTCCTCACATTGAGATTATAACGGCACGCACGCGAAAACTAATCTGGACattcaaaaaattacgttATGCCGCGGAATTTGAACTACTCCGCACTGTTTACTTTGCCTTAGTAAAATCGGTTATTGGATACTGCGTGAGCGTGTGGGGTGGAGCGTGCAAGCTCACATCTAATTCAGCTTGAAAGAGCCCATAGATCTTTACTAAAAGTAATGACTTTCAAACCCTACAGATTTTCAACcacacttttatataaacagtgTGAGCTCCTCAGTGTTAGACAGTTATTcgtctttaatataatagccAAACAACATGTCCATACCCCTTATAACCCAGAGGTTTGCAGTAACAAACGCTGTATACCAAATGTACTCCCCACAGCAAAATTCCGTACTACCTTCGCAAGGCGACAACGTGCATATCTCTCAgtctttctatataataaaataaacaaaaaattaaatttctacccTCTTTCACTACATGACTGCAAATCAATTGTTAAGACTTGGCTTTTGTCCTTAAATTATGAGGAAACAGAAGATCTATTTAACTAACAtgctacaataatattttagttattttgattcattaattatgtgtataatttatatatttatactagtgTTACATATACCcatatgtaaaatgtataattatgtatatttatgtattatgtatatttatgtattttagtattttatgtgtatgtacctattttattacctattatattcattgtaatttatactgaaacattttttttaatatatgttatttttgtttaagtatattatgtgtaagaAGATAATTAGATGTAATATCTGGAATTTAcaaatgtctataaaaagtattgtcttgtaaaattttgaataagcTCTCTTGACACTTGTTACGAATTATATTGGGAGAAGCCACTGACTCCTGAGATACAGGCACTAAAGCCTAGTTTAGGTGTCAGAGTCTTCATAGGATTTctgtaattacaaatatgtcaataaagattattattattattattattattatattattatagaaaatccTTTTAATAAGGGGCATCGAAAATATCGTAACTTGAAACGACacgctttatttttttaaagtgaaattaaagttaatatcATGATGACGAATCAACGAATTTTAATACTCctcaagtaaaaataaatacaataaatatatttgtccaAATTTGTTTCGCTACATGCTATATACTGGAGTATATAGTGTGGACACGAATGATACGGCTTATGACCAAACAATCTATAGTTACGGTTAAACGGCTTATGATACATTACAAGTATAACACAAATAATGAATTACCTTCCAAATCCATTAAACGACGAAGCTTGGCTCGCCGAATGAGATGCACTAAAGCCCTCATTGAATCCAAATGAGAACGATTGTGACGCTGAGTGGCTCAAACCACCCCCACTGGCACTACTGCTCACACTAGCCGTTAACCCTCCATTACCTGACGGCTTCACATTAAAACCACCACCAAATCTGGGTTTCGTATTCGCCCTATTACCCAGCGTACTAGGATCATTCTCCAGATGCTCCAGAATTGGTAAAACAGGTGGTGTTATAATTGGTTCTAGTTTTCTCTCGCGCCGTTCATCCGGGAACACGAAATACGGGGCGGCTGAGGTCGCCGCGATAAGGCACAAACACGCGTAGATGAGCTTCATGATTATTCAGATAACTAGGTCCGATCGGTGATGTTTGTTGTATTAATAGGGTCGTGCGAGGTCAGAAACGATGTTGGCATGCGGCACGTGCCGCAGCCTTCAGAAAACCCACTGCGCTGCGCCTGCGTCGATCCTGACTTATCCCCACTTCGTATGTCTCACCGGTGCTTGAATGTATCCTTTTGGAGTTAACGGCGTATTGTTTGAACCGGAAAATGATGAGGTTGGGAAATCCAAATGTCCCAGTTTCAATGTTATGCAATTATGTTTGGGTTTTAAATTGGAAATTATAAGAGTATAGATAGGTTTCGAAAACGAAGACTTTATAGTGTGTCCTTCACGTTTATGTCGCATGAAGTTATTAACATATCGGATCCAGTTCGTAATAGAACATTTAGCAGTGACGTGTCGTATCCACTCGATTCGCcttgtttgaaataaaatagagCCAGTTTTAATATGCATAACTAAAAAGGTTTTGGAAACTTGTTTCTCTAAATAAAACTtgagaatatatttataaaacaatattatacttTTGGTAAGTTCCTAATTTAAATTGTgaaattgatataaatataaaactatgaCGTTTAGATTCACATATACATACGAGTATATGATAAGTGTtacagtttaatttattaacatactATAAGCTCCATTATGAGAGTGTttagttatgtttatttaatgatttattttttatttattttaatagtaatcCCCCTCACAACCTTATGTTGCATCCAAttatttgatcattttttatttcatagataagtaggtgatcagccttgtgtgcctgacacacgccgtcaattTTTTGGGGTTTatggcatgccggtttccttacgatgttccTCGTTACTGTTTGAGCGAGTGTTAGATGcgaacatagaaagaaaaagcGCAGCCgcggttcgaacctacgacctcagggatgagagtctcacgctgaagccactaggccaatactgctttATTAGTCAAAGTAAAGAATAATAGTATGTAAGCCTTGAAATACAATCTGGACTAGAGTATTCAGTCTAATTAACCTTAAAATTGCTTTTGTTTTCCTAAACCCGATTAGGTATTGTAAATAGCAATTATTACTACAGCTCAATGTCCGCAAATTAATTTGATCTTGAGATATACATTTCTTCTTGCTTTATAAATTATCTCTCGTAATGACCAAATGCCATGGTTTTGTCATTGATTCTTCATTAATAGTTTCCATTAATTGAATCTGTTAAAGACAGAGTTATATTAAtgcattataatttattgaagaaATCGATTGAATCAGTTAAGTTTCTTTTAGTGATAATatgagtaaatttttataataatttttatttttatttttacaaacatcGTTAACTTTTAAAGGGGGCTTGCAGTACTTTTTAGTGCATATATTACTCTTCATTCTTTTAACTGCGCCCATTGTTTTTATGGTAATGACAATTTTATTCGTCATTAATGAACAAAGATGAGACATAATTAtaagcagccctgcgattctgtaactcacttttcgaactcacacagcggttttcgcatcggcggtcgctctgaaatcaatcgtgaagcagtcatttaagatttggcattctgaaaaggagcttgtagtttattgtttattattagtgcgaaaaccgctgtgtgagttcaaaaagtgagttacagaatcgcaaggttGTAATGTTTCTACGTATCGTAATTTCCGTTTACTGCGTCTGAACAAAATGTGCTCGAACTATCCCGGACATTGTGAAACAAAAAACGACATAGGtacttaaaatacttaaattttcGATTTACGTTGGCTTGCGACTTGCGAGGTCACATTTTTTACAGCGACTATGACTtttcattacaaaatacaaattacattttcaaaataagtttttacatttagttaaattttttaacattcaaTAAACTGCGTTAAACATTCGCTTTGCTtggtgtatttatatatatatatatataatttgtttggCATGGTATAATGCCTCGGTTCACTCTAGGTAGTAAAACTACAATACAGATACTgcctacataattaaaaaaggcaAATTAGCGaaattaaatcaatacaaATAGACTCGCTGGGTGCGAAAGACATTTTTAGTACCGTTTTACATTTCGCATACAGCATTAGAAGTAGCATTATACTCTGTAATAATGGCCAGATTTTGCGGAGTGAAAAGTTCGgaaatgtatttttcatttacttaGTGTGAATATTTAGAGTATTTAGTATACCATGACCTACAATCAAATCCGTTATAAGTCATGCGAGTTAGCAAATGTAACTAAGTTAAACCGTTATTTGCTAAGAAAGTCACCTTGACCTTGACGTTACATAAGTTGGGTCCTTACTCCTTGAGCCTTGAATTGTATTGACATCGATATTCTCAGTCAATGTTATTCAAAAGACATTTTTACACGAGTaatgtatctatatatataaaaatgaaacccgttttccgttgtcacgacataacatgaaaacggcttgaccgatttgtctgtttcttttttataatattccttgaagtacgaggatggttcttacggagagaaaaattaaaaaaaaaaatgagtgaaaaagtctaaaaacaacacttttctatattcccatacaaaatattcgtaataatatttaaaggcaatttgaactttaataccatttcataaagttcaactgttagtggaggggttccgggaaggtaaatttttattttttgacataatgtatttgttgtcttatcaactttcttttttttatcttactagctagatcggtgtcccgaatagcacaataagtatttaaaaaaaataaagaacgactgttaggcggtacgatgttcgcctgGCCAGCAagttagtatatatttttatatctatcaGATGATGACATATTAATGAATGTGTTGGTAATAATTCGTTCAATTCTACAGAAGCATTAGTATGTAAGCTTCGCAACACAGCGGAGATATCGCAGCATATCTCAAAGCAAATGTAacataataactattaaaaaaatatttcccaattttaaatacatttttgtaataaatatattttattcatgtaactaaacataacaaacaaatatacagtattgacaatttttttaacctaataataatatttttctcatgTACCTaggtattttttctttttccagATCGTTATCGGTTGAACTGATGATGGAGGCATTACGAGGTCCGTTGCTATACACcgtttatattttgtactaGATGAACTTCGTACCTTcatatttgtgtcaaaacttaatatttttttttactctaAAGAGATCGCATCTTATACTACAGctataaaacacaaatttctCAAGACATCTACCACAATATGACAACCAAgtgaaaaaattgtatttctaaaaagacaaaagacatcaaatatttcccagtaggaacagtttttattggaaaattgtcgtttttagtatttttctttacttatgTATTCATGTATCCTACCATTTAACTCAtactttcataaatatttattgattagtcAAATCGGCCCAGtcattctcgagttttagcgagacaaacgaacatcgttcaggccgctagtttaACGGCGCCTTTTAATTAAACGGCTATTTAAGCTAGGTGGCTGCGACacatacattataatttattgaacacTTCTTCACTGATCTACACGAACTAAAATCAATGCCAATTAACAAtttgcatatatatatatatatatataaaattataattcaataTCGATTCGTGTATGTTATACGAACCGATATTGAAACAGCATGTTCgattagagataaattcactTGATACAGGGTCGCACGTCTTGTGTCACGGCCCATTCTTCGACTACACGACAATGAACcctaaacatattaaattaatggtGTATTCATGATATATGGATGGAAATACTGGAAAAGACGAGTATAATTAATTtcgataattaatttttaattacttattatgaTTTCTGATATTGATATAATTGACGTAATGAAAATTATATCCTACAGTcatattaaagtatattaacGTACTAGTTGTATGAAGAtctgaaataacaaaaaaaatttgcaTAAATTTCTGCGCCTGTGTCATTATTTAGGCAAATAACTGATCTGCCTTCCTTGCGTACAATTCTTTCTGCTATATCTATATCGAACCCAGAGCAGGAAGTttatatgttatgtttattgtatgcgtgatattaattaattttaactctaacaatatttttaaagaaactaaatttgtttaaaactgattattctaatttaatttctgCTCTAAGTTCACTAAATTAGTCTCGCTTAACGTCAACTTTATAGTTAAATTGGTAATATGTGTTATGATTGAtcttgtaatattaattatattacggGATGCAAATTCGTTTAAATCTTaagcttttatttataaagtttgaaAGAATTTGGTTTACGCAAGttctacaaatttaaataaaagtttttgaagtgaaagcTTTAACAAAAGTTGAAGAGCTCAGATTGCTGAAAAGCACTTGTAACCCTAGTAATGTAACCTAACaagttagttaagttacatatattttagtaaatcatTAGAAGGGTAAACCAAATGGTAGTCATCGTCGTACACATGGCGCGAAAAACATGCCCATGCCCAACTGGAGGCTCATAAATTGTAGGACAATATTCTTGTTTCCGATATTGTCCAATAAGCTCGACTTCACTTGTATTGTAGTGTCACTTAGGTTTATGAACCCTTAGATGAGCcaaattagtttttgttagtGCGCAACCCTAACAACAACAAACCTTAAtgttatgttagttataagctatgttgttacccagcttcaaacaaagtgttttatttgaaaataaccGTACAAAAAACCACCGCCAAACTTAATTCccgaataatataaatcatgTAATCATTTTCACATTCATGTTTATAtccgttaattttttttttattacaggttttttacattattttaaatatttgctcGGTCCTAGATACACGAAAGTGATAGTTTAATACAGTTACACATTATATGTATGATGTTCGGCAAATTTTGTTGCATTGTATGATTTATTTTCCGATgcataaaacttttttatatccAAGTCACGTTTAATATTCACTTTGTTATGTGATCTAAAGGCAGTCGGACGTTTTTCCTGTATTTAATAAGtaagtttatattttcctTATCAAGAAATCAAATCTGAGTGTGAAACTGTGTACAAGTTTACAATTATGAAGATTTTTTTCATACGTTGTGCGCGCatagtatacattttttaatactttcttTGCAGTACAAAAGTCTTggctataattttaaaatcccAAAATCTGTTATTAATAATGGGACAACTGCGggactaataatataattaaatttctactAAATTTGTTTAGTGACATGAACATAGTCTATTGTGTTCGCTAGACAAGTTTGCAAGGCTTGAGGAAATTTCTTCACATAATACATTAACAAGCGATGCCttcaaaagtaaattaataattttacttaatatcaatatatttcgcctgagaaaaaagtaaattaatatttttaaataatttatttatttagatttcgTCACTAGACAAAGTGATAAGTGTGAGTCATAAAAACCTGTTTAAAAAGATGTTTACAAAGATGTCCACTAAAGCCttacaaaaaagtttaagttaaagttatttttggcTAATTAAGGAATTCCCACAGATATTCGaggatttttaattattagtgtatttttatacagaaaatatttcgaataactaatatttcttataaaaatataagcgcctatttttacttataacctaattaaaagaaatcatTTAGAGATTTTAGACAATGCAGTTTTGTCATATTGAATTACTTAAATAGGAACTTATGAAATACGGGCAAAAGAATGCAAAAATAAAAGGATACTAAATAgattcataaaatttattattgcttgttttgttttgttcaaTTATTATAACCTTTATTCTCTACTTCTTATTATAACATTTCTATATTACTAATATtagttttgataaataaaatttaagttagaaGATAAAAGCTATTTCCAGGTCCTCCATAAAAGGGAGACCCCAAGAATAGAGACTTCGGAAAAAAAGAATTTCATTCCGACTtggttatacaataaattattgattgaaaaactcaagtgaaaaaaattgtgcattttatttggaaaattaattgaggaggacatggtcgaatttctaaggcaaaaagcacgaattataaaaatcttatacttgacgctggctaatgcacaaaccgtgctagagccataaaaaaaaacttaaacaagatccaataaataaacattccaTAAAAGATGTGTCTAGTTgataatttatcaataaacgTATGCTGTAAATGGTCTGATAAATGCAATTATAGTGCATTGTAAACGATTATCGCATAAAATGcattttgattataattttcCCTTAAGCTACATGGGCAATCGACTGAAATGTTCATAACCTCTATAAATGGCTGTTGCTCTATCAGAATCCACCCATAATGATCaaccttattattaaaatatttaatttttaatataatttttttatataattacttattttattaatcaaaacataAGTTTGTTTTGTTGTGTAGGATTAACAAGCTATGGTGAACACTGCGTTCCGACTTCCGCGCAGCCTAGACTTCTTTGACAGGCTTGAACGGTATCATAGTGAAATTAACGCCATCTGCCTGATCACGTGACCACTTTAAGTTGGTTTTCAATTTGTTTACAACTAAACTATCAGGGCTTCCGTGCAAGCAAGTGGACAAATGTTAATAGATATAAACAGATCGTCCATTTTCCTTGGTTGTGACTGGACAACAGCATCTAGAGATACGCAATACAACTCTAAACTGTAAAACACAtttgaaatatgtataaagtaatacgggatttactaaagcttggcagattaatatacagGGGAATACCCGGTTAAGGACCTCCAAATATGAGCCCCATATTTATGACCGCCCGTTAAGGATaaaggatcagattagtaaaaaaaaatattattcgagCAAATCGAATCGGTGCGCTAgtaaacatacaaataaaaggTTAAAACTTTAACAGGAAAATGAATTGGCATTAAAACAGGTTAGCCCGGAGATGAGTTTTGTGCTTATAAATTATCCAATtatttgtacatatttattatgttaattaaatcgACTTATgctttataagatttttacaaatattatgtacattttattaaataaaataagttataatgtaaataatgaatacaGGTTGATATATTGACAGGTTGAAATATGGGTGGGTATGATAAAGCTACAGGATTTAATAGAGATTTTTACGATCAACAACTCTTGATCTAGGCTAGATTAAATGCCTGGATCGgtttcttgatattttttttccttaatatacaaataggtgatcagtgTTCTAAGCCTGACGCCTTTAATTCTTGTGCCCTTaccatatttttattcacCGTATgaatgaatgttaaatgcgcaaatagaaagaaatGTACGTTGCACAGCTGTAATTCGAGCGGATCTCAGGGTTGAGAGACGCACACAGTTAGGCCGTTTCTCCACTgttaattaccgatccgatttagaaactcacaaacgtgcttctccactactccggCGTCCGGTTTTTAACGATCCGATAACTTGCTAGATCGGAACGCGGTGTTTTATCGGTCCAAGTATATCCAAGTATCTaagaggttataaattatttttcacaggttaaattaaagttattgttAAATTTGAAAGAATCTGGATAACCTGGACCATTAAACCAAATTAAGTTgctaattatttctatttttataccatagtattagtgaactatttattaagtagattaaattattttaagatagacaatataaaaaaagtaataaacttgccagagcaataaaatattcagaatttagaacgttttattaataaaataaagtatatgggttttagttaatataagtgttgcatgataaatatacaaatgtcgattattgtcggatcggatatagtggagaagcgcaatccggccttccgatatttttctcatgactgattccggtatccgacgccggaccggagcagtggagaaagggcCTAAACGCTGCCTacggaattattatttatccgtaccaatattattattgtttaataataatcctaATGGATTAGGTGTTATAGTGAATATTAATAGCTACCAAGGGTGTCATAATCCAAGACAATATGTTAATAACGATAATTAAATcgtattttatgtaatatttattacgtctTAACGTTACTTCGAGACTCGACTCGAGGTTTCGAGGTTTCAAATCTGTGTTGCTTAAATACCTTAGGTTTTTGTactatttcaaattatcattTGTTTATCACCTACATAATATGTAGGTGATCGTATCTTATTATAgatgaaaattgttttataagctCGTAAATAGCAAGTCTAATTTTAACGTTTTACTAGTATGTATCTctttaaaatctaaagaatcATCCTCACCATTTAATATACAGCATATTAAATGAAAGCCTATAAAAGAAATTTCTAAGAGCACTAAGCTTCTCCCATTTATGCACAgcaaaaatgttaaataaaaaataacaattacgaCTTTTTGAAGTCGAATAAAAAGGTACAAATATGTACAGAATTCTCTTAGTCTTGCTCCTACATACGTCAAACATACAtgaattcattatttatagtacatacatcaaaaatacatttcaagTGTTGGTCAGACTGTGTCCATTTCATTGATAATTCTTTATAAGCAAAATACGCAACTGTCCCTTCCAACaattattgtgaatataaaaattgtttatagtccagtcaaattatggctaaaaacgtcttaaataaacatgagcgaacacagtttggggattttgaggatcgataggggggtgtattctgagcataaattccaattcgaggggttgtactgaggtcagctcaaggtcatttcgatggaaacgcgtttaactcgatatctcgagaatggttagtgttaggcgaaaaattatagagaccttttctttttccaacaaaatttactaacttttttatctgaaacttttttttataacatgaatatttttcaagttattactcccgcaaggcaaaaattttacttttttttccatttttcgtcgttttctcctcaaccattcaattttattaaattttaccgatcatcgaagtgtagatcttttaaatgtgaacaattttgttctcAAACTTTTTTCTGTAATGCCAATACCTTCGtagttatatattactttaccgagcgaAATCCGCGCCATTGTCGCAACGTGTATCCACAGATAAGTTTTTAGGCAACGAGAGCAATAAGACCAGATTCATCTCACTACTGAAAACGGTTCTCATCAAATCAGACATAGAGGTGGAGCAAGCCGTAGAGGATGCGGATGGTCTAATTATCAGTACGGCTAAGAGAATTTCGCAGGAGTATAGTGCTGTGGTTGTTATTGGTGAGGATGTGGATTTGCTGGTTTTGCTGACTGCAACAGCATTTACTTGAGAAAACCTGGCCGAGGCAAATCGACGGACGGTACACATAGCCCATACTGCCTCAAACCGATATATGGGCCGAATGCCGCAAAAACCTTTGATTTTTGCACGCGAGTGGTTGCGACACAACGTCGGCACCATTCAACCTAGGCAAGATGAAAACAATGACCGCATTGAAAAAATCTCCGGATTTGCTTTTGTTAAATGAAGTTTTTCTGCAAGACAAAGCAGATAAAACGACTATCGCTTCATAAGGTGAACAATTCATTTTGAATTTGTATCGCAAGGCAGATGACACGAATTGTACCAATCTCAACGAGCTCCGATATAAGGGATATAAAAAATGGCAGGCAGTGGGAGGGTTAAATTAGAATCCCTTCCTCCTACCTCTGATGCGGCATTTTTCCACTCGTTGAGGTGTTTCTACCGAGTTTAATACTGGCTGGAAAATTATCTGAAACCCGAGGAATGGGGCTGGCGTCGCACCCCCCGTTGATTGCAGCCGATAGCGATGTCATTGAAACCAGCTCCGGATAATTTACTGAGATCTATTGCGCGCAAATGCAAAACCAAATGCGGCAAAGCGTGCGGATGCAGATAGGCCGGCCACTTTTGGCACAATgtgtgaaacagttttaattgttaatttacttCTTACCCAAATTTACCcaaattaaatacctaattttaaatagtttaatagatt includes the following:
- the LOC125059648 gene encoding cell wall protein IFF6-like; translated protein: MKLIYACLCLIAATSAAPYFVFPDERRERKLEPIITPPVLPILEHLENDPSTLGNRANTKPRFGGGFNVKPSGNGGLTASVSSSASGGGLSHSASQSFSFGFNEGFSASHSASQASSFNGFGSGFGGSQASSQAASFSGSGSSVSGAASSASSQGGFGSGSQSASSAFGFNSINGFQSEPYFGDGLLDIRQRGTPGFAFPDLLGRSKGASAAAFKSRPNSQRNRDDFLAVLVSN